The Lineus longissimus chromosome 10, tnLinLong1.2, whole genome shotgun sequence genome segment ttgaacagataatgagagaccagtgtgaacaactatggagaaacgaggtaaataacgatttcagatgtataatttatagaatgtttaaacaaaacctgaatatggagccctatgttaaaaaattaccattatatcaaacggtcagtatttgtaaatttcgtactggatctataaaattcccagaaacagtaaccagaatgtatagaaatgaaactgcagaaaatatttgtggtctttgtgaccaggtttgtgtaagagacgaacttcattattttattacgtgtccgtatttccgtcacatgcgagtaaggttgtttccaaacttaaaagaattacctcaggttttttatcatgaatttttccatcgcattatgactaaatgttcccgggtaaacttagacaatattcatagtttttgtaaagaattcatcagcttggtccaccatatgtaaatgttaaatcatgtaacctcttatacccgaaagggttttttggagagaaataaattatgttatgttatgttatgttatgttatgttatgcatGGATGGCAGGACACGCGTGGTTGGACGTTTAGTTATACCTTTAAACACCAAGTGGCAGCACCGTCCGGCGTGAGCGCATGGATGGCAGGACACGCGTGGTTGGTCGTTTAGTTATACCTTTAAACACCAAGTGGCAGCACCGTTCGGCGTGAGCGCATGGATGGCAGGACACGCGTGGTTGGTCGTTTAGTTATACCTTTAAACACCAAGTGGCAGCACCGTTCGGCGTTAGCGCATGGATGGCAGGACACGCGTGGTTGGTCGTTTAGTTATACCTTTAAACACCAAGTGGCAGCACCGTTCGGCGTGAGCGCATGGATGGCAGGACACGCGTGGTTGGTCGTTTAGTTATACCTTTAAACACCAAGTGGCAGCACCGTTCGGCGTGAGCGCATGGATGGCAGGACACGCGTGGTTGGTCGTTTAGTTATACCTTTAAACACCAAGTGGCAGCACCGTTCGGCGTGAGCGCATGGATGGCAGGACACGCGTGGTTGGTCGTTTAGTTATACCTTTAAACACCAAGTGGCAGCACCGTTCGGCGTGAGCGCCACTATCGGTAAAACCTGGCAAGCAATTGTTCAAAAGTAATTTCCTCCTTATTTTATCATTGTTATTGTAACATCAAAACACGAGATGATTTAGTTCACCGTGTGAGCCTGATCTAAGGGTTCATAAGCAACCATTATCATCGATAAGGACGTTAGTGTGGAGATGACCATGTACTTTGGCTACAAATGTGTGCTCGGACTCTCAGTCTCGCTggtcagggtgtcccaaaagcgTCGTACACTAGGCTATTTAGAGGGGCAATATGGCCGTGTACGTTCCTGCTGTCCTTTTAAAAGAAGACCTCCACCATGGATGCCCCTATGTCATGTCAGTGGCTTGATAGCTGTTATGGTCGCTCACCTAAATGGCCCACTACTTAGTTATAGAAGCCCTTTCTTCTGGAGGAGGCCCTCTTCTAAAAATTATGGGTCTCCCGAGAGTGTTTTTACAGTCGGCCATGTTCGAGGGCTGAACAATGATTCGTCAATGACTGGGTACTAAACTAGGAAAACAATGAGACGGGGTGGCATAACATCAGTGTCCACCGGCTTGCCATATATTATCGTGAATACTTTCATATGATGGTCTTGTAAACTTGTTCCAGGTTCAGAGATTGATGTGATAATGACTGAAGAGGGGAAAGCCCAGGGGAGAGACACAGTTCAGACAGAACAAGAGGACAATCCACGGGACTGGTTACCTGACTGGGAAGCCAATTCCACTCCATGGCATAGCCATGACGTAAACAGGTTTGTCATCGAGAATCATAGAACGGTAGTGCTACATGTGGCTTGTATTGTCATGTTTGAGACCTTGTCCAGTTCTAggtgagacactgtcacatccagttctaggtgagacactgtcacatccagttctaggtgagacactgtcacatccagttctaggtgagacactgtcacatccagttctaggtgagacactgtcacatccagttctaggtgagacactgtcacatccagttctaggtgagacactgtcacatccagttcCTGGTGCATCCCGTCCACTTTCAGATCAAAGACTATGATAGAGAGATGTAGTGACATGAGAGCGTAGCTCATTGTTGATGAATCAAATCTTTTTCTAGGTTCCTGGTAAGATACTTCTCCTTTCTCCAGTCTGGACGCGAGACCATGAAGATTCTTGTGCCGCTTTGTGGGAAATCAGTCGCCATGATGTGGTAAGCCATGAACTTGTGCAGCATTTGCTTGCAACATTGTTTTTAAAGCCTGTTAATTGCCTGAGTCAATCTGTGCATCCATGTCGTGAGGTTAATGTTATTCATTCAAATATTGGCACCTAAAAAAAAAGCCAACAGGAGTATGAAGTATGAATATGTTTTAGCTATTAAATCAGCAGCTCTAAAAACCAGACAATACAAATAGAATATGATGAATGAATATAGCCAGGTGTAGCAGCTGCTGATTAGTTGAaatctttgatatttattttaAACCAGATGTTTATGTATATTATATATTATGTATATTTCAGGATGTACAAACAAGGCAATACACTTGTTGGTGTTGAGTTCGTTGAGAAAGCATGCATAGAATTCTTTGCTGAACAAGGTCTTGCCTACTCAAAGAAGGATGTGCCATCAGTAAAGGGCTCTCTGTTCCAGGTATTGCATTGCCTTTCTttccaaaatgaaatattgtgcTAAGCATCAATATAGACAATAGGGAGGTTCCGCACcgcctacgattacgattacgattacgatttcggaaaacgtaatcgtaatcgtaatcgcatcGAGAAGCAGCTAAATTCAGTTCCGCAAAAATACTCTTGATGTCATTCGAGAAACCCATGGCTCACGAACAGAGCGAATTTTCATTCCTATTTCATTGCAGTCGTGACGGTCTAAAACAGCTTTGGCCATGAAATTTGCAGGTCCTACGTCTGGTGTGCATAGTcaaaatatattgtttgtgAAAAACGTGACCCAGGATACTTTGGAAGTGCATGAAATTGACGTTCTCGATGATCGTTTATCACTTACGAAGATTAGCCGCCATCGTCATAGAAACGAACCGAATATGCCGCAGACGATTTCAGGGCTGATGACGTTGctgcaaaattgatgacgtcatacacaaatcgtaatcgtaattgTAGGCGGTGCCGAACCTCCCTATTAttagctttataaacaatattgggtgatttgtaatgtaatgtatggATCCCCAATGGAAACCTCCACTGTCAGAGAGAGTTGCTTCCTCGGCCACATGAACTTGATATGGCATTATTAACGGTTCTCTTCACCTCTTTCAGTCAGAAGATGAAAGGTTAAAGATCTACTGCTGTGACCTCTATAACTTTACAGTTGACATAGAAGGACAGTTTGATGCGATCTGGGACCGGGGCTCATTCGTGGCGCTCTCTTCAAAGGTGGAGTAAGTTGCCTCATTATTCATATTAGTGTCGGATGTGTGGGATTGTAATCATTTGTTTTGCCAGTTGACCTGTGTCTGTTAGCTGGACGGTTGATTGCAACCTGTCTGTTAGCCTGATAGGTGATTAAACCTGTCTGTTAACTGAGCAAGTGGTTGGACTGGGCTGCACTCTTGATTACATGAGGCCTAAATGATAGCTGACTGACTGATGGCACAACttgtgaacccccccccccccctcccccccgtaCTAACCAGGTAATCCTCTAACCGACGCATAGATAGAGAAAGACAAGCCAGTTGCTGTGAGTGAATGAAACCCAGACTTTACGACATTTGAGATCACAAACTCTAACTAAATGCAGAAATCAGAAATATAATGATTTATCGAAGGAGAAGACAAGTTCGACAAGCCAGCTTTTGGAGTTACTTACTGGCTTACAAGTCAACTAATGTGTCATTCTCTGTTTATGCAGGTATGCTGAACATATCCAAACACTGATGTCACCTTGCTGCAGACACATGGTAGAGGTGTTTGAATACGATCAAAGATTACGATCAGGTGGGTTCATTTATATCTAAAATGGGTGATGTTTGTGGCCGATCCTATACCTTAGCATTAAGTGACTAGGGGTATTGCTGCCtatggataggatgctggtccatTACAGGTTGACTTCCAAGTCAATATTGGTATCATTTATACCTCCTGTGGGTTTAGGTGCCTTGCTTTGACACGCAGATAAGAAAGGACAATGCTTGAGAGATTccacccacaacctcctgagcATGAGGCTGACACACTGGTTGCTATGCCACTGAAGTTATCCCTATTGTTTTGTCTGTTTGGTAGTAAGACTGGTACTGTGAACAAAATCTAAATCAAACCACTTCAATTGTAGGCCCGCCGTATTCCTCCACAGAAGAAGATATGAAAACATATTTTGGGACAAAGTGTAACATCGCAAGAATCGTCAAGCAATATGACCAAGAGTTTGGGAAAAAATTTGGGATTGAGGAATTCTATATTTGCCTGTATTTAATTTCACCCAAGGCTCTGAGTAAGTATCCTGAGGCTTATATCTTCCTCTGCCAGCTGGGACTGTCTATGAGAGTCCAAGAGAATACAGGGGTGTGGCGGTTATGCATCAGTCTTTTAAATTATGACCTTGCTTCGTTCATTCAGTAAACATGCTAAACATGCTAGAGTTAATGCTGAAGTTGGCATCTTACCATAGCGATATGTGGGAGGCATCTTACCATAGCGATATGTGGGACCCAAGAGATGAAGGACACTTTATGCTAATTATCATGTTATGTTCACCAGTTGTTTACGGCATGATGACTCGCTACCGTGTTATTTCAGAGCAGTACATGTTGGAAGTGGGAGGTGTGAAGGCAGCTAACAATACCAATACTGATTACTGGTTGACGAGGTGGGACCTTGGCCAAATATCGTACCATAAAACTGAAGTGCACCCGTAAGTTTGGACAAAGTCATTGAGTCAGAGCGTCAAGATCAGCCAGTCAGTTACATTGGTGAGAGTTGGTGAGGTGGCCTCATCAGAACCATCCTCTGCCCAGTCCACTTTGGGATTTCTAATGTTCTGGCTCTGGCTCTGGCTCATCTATTTGAGAAGGTTCTTTCACTTGACGACTGTCAATCCGCCTCAGAGTCGAAGTCAGGAGACAACCTTCAGTCTCCTCCATTAATGATATTTTTAGTTTCCAATCGAGTCCTAGTGAATAATCTTCCATGTTCCTGATAAATCCTGGCTGCTCTATTATTGAGAAAGTTACTACAAAAGCTCTACTTTGTTCATTAGGTCCTTGAAGAAGCACTATGACCTGCTGCTCGATGGGCGCAGCTCACTCAAGATACTGGTGCCACTGTGTGGAAAGAGTCAGGACATTCTATGGTAAGTCTTAACCAAATGGTAGACAGACACTCAAATTGTGTTGAGGCAAGTAGGGTTATGTAAACTCAGCATGAATGGCCAGAGAGGGAGTCGCTATGAAAAAGCCAATAAACCACATTGTaccctaaccgtagtggcacgcccGTCTTGGAGATTGAATATTCCCAGGAGAATGATAtttccaagtgcagagcaaacgctgaagaagaatctTGCAAAATGGAGAGGTGAATCGAATGATGAGCCAGACTGCATCCAAGGGGCAAGGCTGTCAAAGTCAATCATTTGCCCTGGTGGTCTGTGACTGATCTCAGACAGGTCAAGCCATGATCCAACATGTCAGACAACTGCTGTCATGTAATACTGTGTAAGAGGATGGCTTATCATACTGCGTTTCCTTGAACTTGCTTTCAATACATTTTAGGTTGTATAAACAGGGCCATACCGTCATTGGTATTGAGGTCGGTCAGAAACCTTGTGAGGACTTCTTTACTGAAAACAAAATATCGTATACGAAGGAGAGATCGGATGCAGTTGATGGGGATTTATATAAGGTGAGAGGTCAGATTGGATCAGGTTGTAAGGCCTTGTATTAGTAGATGAGGTGAATTTCTGACTGGCCTCTCAGATACTGAGACACACTTCCTCTTGTGATGATTATTCAGCCTTAGTCGGGTAGTCAGTCTTTTGACTTGAGATCACCTGTCTCAAATGATCAgtgattttgttttgatttcagaGTGACGATGGGAGAGTCCAGATTTACTGCTGTGATATTTTTAGATTTTCGAGGTATGTTTTGTCTCGGCTTGGGCTCTCTTGGTCAGACAAGGCATACAGACCCTGAGGCCAAAATGTAATGAAACACGATTGATCACTCTTTGTCGATATTTGCCTCTATGCAATGTGCTCATGAAAATAAACCTACAAATAAAGTGCGGTCTCTAAGGAATGGTACTTCATTGTCTTGAGCCTTTGATAAGACTGAACTGGTGACTAATGGAGAAGTACTTCATAAGATTTCTTTACTTTGTTTCAGTGAGATTAAAGGTGTATTTGACGGGTTCTGGGACCGGGGCTCGTACTGTGCTATCCTGCCTCAGGACAGGGAGAAGTACTGTAGACTGATGGCGTCACTGGCAGCACCAGGCTTTACAGCTCTCGTCGAAGCCGCAGAGTATGACTCGAGAATTTTTGCAGGTATGGACTCTGGCAATGAATAAGTGCCTCTGGTGGGTTTCGTAGCAGAGACTTTCTGCTTAGATGGCGCTACGGTTAGCCAGCCTCCGCGTACATCAGAAAGGGTATCAATTGCCATGATGACGATTTCGCAATCATTGATTGTTTTTGGAAGTCTTGTTGTGCGGTCTGGCTAAAGGAGCATGTAGCACACCTCCTGTGGTTCTAGTGACCTTCATCCATGGAGTACCTGTGTTATGAAAAAGACTCAACTACTTTGcttgtcatgtttcaggccCACCGCAGTCTCTGTCCGTTGAAgacatgcaatccctttatggtGAGTTTAATGGTCGGccaatacaatgcccttcctgAGCCTCAGTTGGGATCAAGCAATTGAAGCCTCATTGAGTCATTCgggagtttctgaatggaaccctactgcaggccctattgtcatgttcatcaggctgattTGTGcctgacttataaacaggaaatgagaaggttcattttcacattGATCCCCCTCTCCCCCAGTACCATCCATGTCCATCTCTTTTCTTTGAGCCTTCCATGGGCCTAGATATGTTGGGTTGGGTACTCACACAGTTTGTGGACACTTTAGGAAATAGAGGATTTTTACCATTTCATGTCTTTATTTCAGGAAATAAAACAGGTTCAGTGAAAGCAGTTGAGTCTGAAAAGTTGGTGAAGTATGGCATTGAGGACTTCTCACTCATTACGTACTGTATCAGAGGGAAATAGAGGAGCTTTTTGATTACATATAATCACGTAGGTTCATCCACAGCAATATATTATACCGCATGCGTACATGTATACAGCCTTATAAGGCTTACAGGACAATTTTACGATAACAGATACAATTTTAGTGTTCTAGATAGAGTTACTTATTTCCAATGCTTGCTTTGCAAAGATTGCCACATATTTATGAATACAATACTCTTTTATCAGGCGATTCTGCCATTTTCTTTTCCTTGTTTAGATGACGATAATCATATATTCtttctgatgcagtgtttcttACTGTATTTCGTGTACCACCGATTATAACCTTGCTACAGGCTGATGGTGTTTGTGAGCCATCAGCTTTTGATAGCTCTGTCTGTAGATTGTTGTTAGTTGCCCGGTTAGGCACTAGATTTATTAACTGGAATAATGATTAAACAGATCGTGCATGATTTATCTATAACCTTGTCTCATGGTATTAGATTTATTAACTGGAATAATGATTAAACAGATCGTGTATGATTTATCTATAAACTTGTCTTATGGTATATTTTTTACCCGATAGATGATCGCCTGTGCCTTAATCATTCGGCATTAGGCAAGGTGTGGAAGAGCTTTACAAGGGATGAAGTCAGAACACATGTCTTTTTCATCCCTGATACTTCGTGTCTTCACCGAACCAATCCATGGAATCGCTGAACCATTGGTCTGCTCTGTCTGGGGACAGAGACATGGTTGAGACGCTCCGTCGATTGACTTCAAGTCAACTCTGTCGCAAGATGAGGACATGATTGTAAATCTCGAAGGATTTGCTACTCCGCTCCGTCCAGAGATGGGAACAAAGAATGACTCTCCAAGAATAGGCCATAGAGCTCCACCTTGTCCATGAACAGTGACATTGGTCTCAATCTCCATGAATTGGCTACGTACCTTGAATCCCCAATGATGggaacatggttgtgactctccatGGATTGGCTACAGGTCTCCTCTGTCTTGAGAGTcggacctggctgtgacttgtCCAAGGATGTGCTGTAGGTTTTTCTGCCAGGATTGAGACGTGGTTGTGGCTCTCCAAGGACTGGCTACAGGTCTACTCTGTCCAGAGGTTAGGTCATGGCTGCCAGTCTACAGGGATAAGACCCAGCTCTTCTCTGTCCAGAGGGTGGGACATGGCTGTGACTCTTCAAGCTTCTGTTCAGAAATGGGGACAATGCTACAAGTCCCTAAGGATTGGCTAAAGGTCTACTCATCCAGTGATAAGGACATGGTTGTGACCCTCTAAGGATGAGCCATAGATTTTCTCCGTTCAGAGATACAGCCACAGTTATGGTTCTCCAGAgatatgctacatgtatataaaatgccataGGTGTACTCTGTCCAAAGACAGGGACATAAATGTGAGACAAATACAACATCATTcatattttgaaacattttattgaaataaGAGGACAGGACATTTTGTTGACATCGGTAGAAA includes the following:
- the LOC135494778 gene encoding uncharacterized protein LOC135494778 isoform X1 yields the protein MCARTLSLAGQGVPKASYTRLFRGAIWPCSEIDVIMTEEGKAQGRDTVQTEQEDNPRDWLPDWEANSTPWHSHDVNRFLVRYFSFLQSGRETMKILVPLCGKSVAMMWMYKQGNTLVGVEFVEKACIEFFAEQGLAYSKKDVPSVKGSLFQSEDERLKIYCCDLYNFTVDIEGQFDAIWDRGSFVALSSKVEYAEHIQTLMSPCCRHMVEVFEYDQRLRSGPPYSSTEEDMKTYFGTKCNIARIVKQYDQEFGKKFGIEEFYICLYLISPKALKQYMLEVGGVKAANNTNTDYWLTRWDLGQISYHKTEVHPSLKKHYDLLLDGRSSLKILVPLCGKSQDILWLYKQGHTVIGIEVGQKPCEDFFTENKISYTKERSDAVDGDLYKSDDGRVQIYCCDIFRFSSEIKGVFDGFWDRGSYCAILPQDREKYCRLMASLAAPGFTALVEAAEYDSRIFAGPPQSLSVEDMQSLYGNKTGSVKAVESEKLVKYGIEDFSLITYCIRGK
- the LOC135494778 gene encoding uncharacterized protein LOC135494778 isoform X2 codes for the protein MTEEGKAQGRDTVQTEQEDNPRDWLPDWEANSTPWHSHDVNRFLVRYFSFLQSGRETMKILVPLCGKSVAMMWMYKQGNTLVGVEFVEKACIEFFAEQGLAYSKKDVPSVKGSLFQSEDERLKIYCCDLYNFTVDIEGQFDAIWDRGSFVALSSKVEYAEHIQTLMSPCCRHMVEVFEYDQRLRSGPPYSSTEEDMKTYFGTKCNIARIVKQYDQEFGKKFGIEEFYICLYLISPKALKQYMLEVGGVKAANNTNTDYWLTRWDLGQISYHKTEVHPSLKKHYDLLLDGRSSLKILVPLCGKSQDILWLYKQGHTVIGIEVGQKPCEDFFTENKISYTKERSDAVDGDLYKSDDGRVQIYCCDIFRFSSEIKGVFDGFWDRGSYCAILPQDREKYCRLMASLAAPGFTALVEAAEYDSRIFAGPPQSLSVEDMQSLYGNKTGSVKAVESEKLVKYGIEDFSLITYCIRGK